A genomic window from Cloacibacillus evryensis DSM 19522 includes:
- a CDS encoding metal-dependent transcriptional regulator — MQESGENYLETILILKNKNGSVRSIDVARELAVSKPSVSRAMGILKDNGFITMETNGELHLTELGRARADAIYERHRFITKFLAEVVGVSPQTAETDACRIEHIISQETFEKIKEYLVKR, encoded by the coding sequence ATGCAGGAATCCGGAGAAAACTATCTTGAGACCATACTTATCCTTAAAAATAAAAATGGTTCCGTACGCTCGATAGATGTGGCGCGCGAACTGGCCGTCAGCAAACCGAGCGTCAGCCGCGCAATGGGAATATTAAAAGACAACGGCTTTATAACCATGGAAACAAACGGCGAACTTCACCTCACGGAACTCGGGCGCGCGCGGGCCGACGCGATCTATGAGCGCCATCGCTTCATCACAAAATTTCTCGCTGAGGTCGTCGGCGTCTCGCCGCAAACCGCCGAAACCGACGCCTGCCGCATCGAACACATAATCAGCCAGGAGACCTTTGAAAAAATCAAGGAATACCTCGTGAAGAGATAG
- a CDS encoding helix-turn-helix domain-containing protein — protein MRKNHRENKCGNFIGKRLKSLRGDMSQGDMAKRLDITQAYLCEIEKGKRTPSFDLLCSFAEKLNTSISFLVGEHKDGLLPDGCARNSLSSFEHGDDLTFELKNIISDDRNSVSIELLLVHVKDKLRRQDPPLQGHDKDAIVSLLCGCLDMLKNKDAVK, from the coding sequence ATGAGGAAAAATCATAGAGAAAATAAATGCGGCAATTTTATAGGCAAACGGCTGAAATCTCTGCGGGGCGACATGTCACAGGGAGATATGGCCAAACGGCTTGATATAACTCAGGCCTATTTGTGCGAAATAGAAAAAGGCAAAAGGACCCCCTCTTTTGACCTTTTGTGTTCTTTTGCCGAAAAGCTCAATACCTCCATCTCTTTCCTCGTAGGCGAACACAAAGACGGTTTGCTTCCGGATGGATGCGCAAGAAACAGTTTGTCCTCCTTTGAGCATGGCGATGATTTGACCTTTGAACTGAAAAACATCATCAGCGATGACAGAAATTCCGTCTCCATCGAGCTTTTACTTGTCCACGTGAAGGACAAGCTGCGCAGGCAGGACCCGCCGCTCCAGGGACATGACAAAGACGCGATAGTTTCTCTGCTGTGCGGCTGCTTGGATATGCTGAAAAACAAAGATGCGGTAAAGTAA
- a CDS encoding response regulator, giving the protein MKRRILIVEDDSQIRNFNCFAVENAGLEYAAAANGAEATGKLLSERIDLILLDLGLPDIDGMEIIKKVREWSEMPIIIVSARDQDKEKAAALDAGADDYLTKPFSATELSARIRVALRHLDRLGKPQQEAAKNVGGLRIELDRRLVYLDGGELHLTPMEYNLLALFFKNIGKVLTSAYIIRQIWGVGYGSDTQSLRALMASLRRKIEKSPAQPRYIVTEVGVGYRLVDE; this is encoded by the coding sequence ATGAAGAGACGCATACTGATAGTTGAAGACGACAGCCAGATAAGGAATTTCAACTGCTTCGCCGTCGAAAACGCGGGACTTGAATACGCGGCCGCCGCCAACGGAGCCGAGGCGACGGGCAAGCTGCTCTCCGAGCGGATCGACCTCATCCTGCTCGACCTCGGGCTGCCGGACATAGACGGCATGGAGATCATAAAAAAAGTGCGCGAATGGTCGGAGATGCCGATCATCATCGTCTCCGCCCGCGACCAGGACAAAGAAAAAGCCGCGGCGTTAGACGCGGGGGCGGATGATTACCTGACCAAGCCCTTCTCCGCCACCGAACTCTCGGCGCGTATCCGCGTCGCGCTCCGCCACCTGGACCGCCTGGGGAAACCCCAGCAGGAGGCGGCCAAAAATGTCGGCGGCCTGCGGATCGAGCTTGACCGCCGCCTCGTATACCTTGACGGCGGGGAACTCCACCTGACCCCCATGGAATATAACCTGCTGGCCCTCTTTTTCAAAAACATCGGCAAAGTGCTGACCTCGGCCTACATCATCAGGCAGATATGGGGAGTCGGATACGGCAGCGACACACAATCGCTGCGCGCCCTGATGGCCAGCCTGCGCCGTAAAATAGAAAAAAGCCCCGCACAGCCGCGATACATCGTCACCGAAGTGGGAGTAGGTTATCGCCTAGTCGACGAATAG
- a CDS encoding ATP-binding protein — protein sequence MERIFSRLKRRLFMKRPARFAVLAASLIVGATLIGLLFRALGFPETNIVIIYLLAVLLTARFTAGYRWGIAVSFVSTFTYNFFFTVPLYSFAVNDSSYIVTFAIMTITASITSAVTSRAKASEEESLRREAEVLMLYSFTNRLSNAFTPHEIAGVAVNTIHGFWGWQAACLCFDGDGRPENSYIQQVGEDTPVWRMTEDPERIGGEMLRLRSACLAGAEFFDWPVYSTDKLLAVIRIPAPDAIAMTGDQRQALHSVIKGAALAMDRYRSARARLRSEEEAARERYRGNLLRAISHDLRTPLAGIMGTAEILIGRDRDGGAEKSLALAIYNDAQWLHDIVENVLSLTRIQSGASVIKYEPSALEEIVEVAINHVKRRLAGRRLEVRLPDELLMVRADSRLIQQVLVNLLDNAVKHTPPGKTIEISAARENGGFARVAVADEGEGIPLEDLPHIFEMFYTSQKRSADVKKGIGLGLPICEAIIRSHGGTASAENITDGGARFTFTLPLAKDGQNEETHTDS from the coding sequence ATGGAGAGGATTTTTTCAAGGCTGAAAAGGCGTCTTTTCATGAAACGCCCGGCGCGTTTCGCCGTTCTCGCCGCCTCGCTGATCGTCGGGGCAACGCTGATCGGGCTGCTCTTCCGCGCCCTCGGCTTTCCGGAAACGAACATCGTCATCATCTATCTCCTCGCCGTGCTGCTCACGGCGCGCTTTACCGCCGGCTATCGCTGGGGCATCGCCGTATCGTTCGTATCCACATTCACCTATAACTTTTTCTTCACCGTTCCGCTCTATTCATTCGCGGTAAACGACAGCTCCTACATCGTCACCTTCGCCATCATGACGATCACCGCCTCGATAACCAGCGCCGTGACCTCCAGGGCGAAAGCCTCCGAAGAGGAGTCTCTGCGCCGCGAGGCGGAGGTGCTGATGCTTTACAGCTTTACAAACCGGTTGAGCAACGCCTTCACGCCGCATGAGATAGCGGGCGTTGCCGTAAACACCATACACGGCTTTTGGGGCTGGCAGGCGGCCTGCCTCTGTTTCGACGGCGACGGGCGGCCTGAAAACTCCTATATCCAGCAGGTGGGCGAGGATACCCCCGTCTGGCGTATGACCGAGGACCCAGAGCGGATCGGCGGGGAGATGCTGCGGCTGCGCAGCGCCTGTCTGGCGGGAGCCGAATTCTTCGACTGGCCGGTCTACAGCACCGACAAACTGCTCGCCGTCATCCGGATACCGGCTCCCGACGCGATCGCGATGACCGGCGACCAACGGCAGGCGCTGCACTCCGTGATCAAGGGGGCCGCGCTTGCGATGGACAGGTACAGAAGCGCGCGGGCGCGGCTGAGATCGGAAGAAGAGGCGGCGCGGGAGCGCTACCGCGGCAACCTCCTGCGCGCCATCTCACACGACCTGCGAACTCCGCTCGCCGGGATCATGGGCACGGCGGAGATCCTTATCGGGCGGGACAGAGACGGCGGCGCGGAAAAATCACTTGCCCTGGCGATCTACAACGACGCGCAGTGGCTTCACGACATCGTGGAGAACGTTCTTAGCCTGACGAGGATACAGAGCGGAGCCTCCGTCATAAAATATGAGCCCTCCGCGCTGGAAGAGATCGTAGAAGTCGCGATAAACCACGTCAAACGCCGCCTGGCCGGCCGCCGGCTGGAGGTGCGGCTGCCCGACGAACTGCTGATGGTGCGGGCTGACAGCCGCCTCATCCAGCAGGTGCTCGTCAACCTTCTCGACAACGCGGTCAAACATACGCCGCCGGGAAAGACGATCGAGATCTCAGCCGCCCGCGAGAACGGCGGCTTCGCGCGTGTCGCGGTGGCGGACGAGGGAGAGGGCATCCCGCTGGAGGACTTGCCGCACATATTTGAAATGTTCTATACTTCCCAAAAACGTTCCGCCGACGTGAAAAAAGGCATCGGCCTCGGACTTCCTATATGCGAAGCGATCATAAGGAGCCACGGCGGCACGGCCTCGGCGGAAAATATCACGGACGGCGGCGCGCGTTTTACCTTCACGCTGCCGCTCGCGAAGGACGGTCAAAATGAAGAGACGCATACTGATAGTTGA